The Salvia miltiorrhiza cultivar Shanhuang (shh) chromosome 1, IMPLAD_Smil_shh, whole genome shotgun sequence genome has a window encoding:
- the LOC131007320 gene encoding protein DEHYDRATION-INDUCED 19 homolog 7-like — MADRFYDDLEIALSSYSIPSNDDYNEEDEETEGEYEGEEVNDVEIEGKSEELACPFCSEDFDVLGLCCHIDADHRMEVKPGICPVCAVKVRINMASHVITHHESILKALCNKKHRSTRSRSSIYLLRKELQEKHLRAVKESPSVGSSSDAAADSMLLSFVNSPQPAYRPQITEAVSLSEASLSGKSSYDDSAERFPPSLSTDRNNEMGRRSEFVQGLLLSTILDDL, encoded by the exons aTGGCCGATCGGTTTTACGATGATTTGGAGATTGCGCTGTCCTCTTATTCCATACCGAGCAACG ATGATTATAATGAAGAGGACGAAGAGACCGAGGGAGAGTATGAGGGGGAAGAGGTCAACGATGTCGAAATTGAAGGAAAATCGGAGGAATTGGCGTGCCCTTTTTGCTCGGAGGATTTTGATGTTCTCGGGTTGTGCTGCCACATTGATGCCGACCACCGCATGGAGGTTAAGCCCGGG ATTTGCCCTGTTTGTGCTGTGAAGGTGCGGATAAACATGGCTTCACATGTGATTACTCATCACGAGAGTATTTTGAAG GCTCTCTGCAATAAGAAACATCGTAGCACTCGCTCTCGTTCATCAATATATCTACTGAGGAAGGAGTTGCAGGAAAAACATTTACGTGCTGTTAAGGAGTCACCTTCTGTTGGTTCTTCCTCTGATGCAGCAGCTGATTCCATGCTTTTGTCGTTTGTCAATAGTCCTCAACCAGCTTACAGACCCCAAATCACTGAAGCTGTTTCTCTGTCTGAAGCAAGCTTATCAGGAAAAAGTTCCTATGATGACTCTGCTGAGAG ATTTCCACCGTCTCTGTCAACGGACAGGAACAACGAGATGGGCAGAAGGTCTGAGTTCGTACAGGGATTGCTGTTATCCACCATCCTCGATGACTTGTAA